The sequence below is a genomic window from Rhodococcus sp. 4CII.
AGAGCGTGTCTCATGTGGATGAAGTGATGTGTGGGACATAATGTGACGCGTGGTAGATGAGTTGTCACTGAGGCTGGTTCCGGATGCGTTGTGGGAGATGGTCGAACCGTTGATTCCGCGTTTTGTCGCCCGGCCGCAGGGAGGCGGCAGTGCGCCGGCCGATGACCGGGCGGTGTTCACCGCGATCGTGTACGTGCTCACCAGCGGATGTCCGTGGCGGCATCTGCCGCCCTCCTTCGGGGTGACGGTGCCGACCGCGCATCGACGATTCAGCGCCTGGGTACGGGATGGGGTGTTCGAGAAACTCCATCGCGAGGTGCTCGACCGGCTCGGGAGCGCGGGCGAACTCGACTGGACGGCAGCGATCCTGGATGCGGCAAGCGTCCGGGCAAAAAGGGGGGATCGCTGACCGGCCCCAGCCCGGTCGACCACGGCAAGAAGGGATCGAAGATCCACGTCCTGTCCGAAACGAATGGAATCCCACTGGTCGTGGGTGTGACCGGGGCGAACACCCACGACAGCACGATGCTGCAACCATTGGTGGCACGGATTCCGGCAACGAAGTCCAGGCGCGGACCACGCCGGCGCAAACCGGGAAAGCTTCGCGGCGACAAGGGCTACGACTACGACATTCACCGACGGTGGCTGCGCGAACGAGGCATCGTCCCGAGGATCGCCCGCCGCGGCATCGAGCGAAACGATCGCCTCGGCCGGTACCGGTGGAAGATCGAACGCACCATCGCCTGGCTCACCGGCTACCGGCGCACGACCATCCGCTACGAACGCTACGGCGAACACTTCGCCGGCTTCCTCCACCTCGCCGCCGCACTCACCTGCTTCAAGAAACTCCCCACATGAGACACACTCTTAAGGCAACGAGGCGGCGGAAGTTGCGGTCCGACCCGTCATATCCCGCGGCCGGCGATCGGCAGCAACGGTTTGGTCGTGATACACCCACGGGATCGTTCGACACGTTCGACGCGTTCGACGAGAACACGCCCTGCGCAAACCCACCCTATCGAGTACTAGATGATCATGACTCCAGCGAACATGCTGGCGGCCCAAACCAACGAGCCAATGAAACCTACAGCAGCCCGTCATAGCTTCTTCTTCTGCTGCAGGGGTTGGTTTTAAGTAGTCCTGAAAGGTTTACGCATTGTCGTGAACGAGCCCCCGGGAATAGGAAGGGTCTGTCTTGTCACGTGTCCCTCTGTGGAACCCAGGGCCGAGGATTGCGTGCTCACCGCCTACCGGGTCGGTTCGTTCGGTATCACATGTCGCCACGCGCTCAACGATGCGCCAATGACCGTCTCTGCGTTCGAGTCGATCGATATAGCGCAAGTTGAGGACCCAGTCCGTTGCAGGCAGCGCGCCGGCAGGTGCCTTTCGGTGGTAAGCCCGGGAGTAGGACTCCATCCAAGCTGAGTCGCCGTTGACTTCGACGAGTTGGTTACCGATGAAGTGTGTTGTCGAGACGAAAGTAGGCAGTAATTTGGCGGCCCAAGCGATGAACTCGTCGATGGTCCCCCGAAAGGGCCCGTGGTCGTCGACGGCACCCGGGTGGTAGCAAGACCGCACAAGTTCCCAGTCCATGCGATCGATTCCGCGGCAATACCGGAGGTGGACCTCGCGGATTGCGGCCTCGTCGATGATCCGCTGCAGCTGTGATTCCATATCGTTAATCCTCTCGCTGTTAGTCTTCTGCCCTGTCTCCCAGGGAAGGTATGCCGCCGCAGCAGGTATCGGGACTCTAGGAAACCGAGCTGTCCAACCTCACCCCGCCGTGGGCCACGGTGGCGGTGATCATTGCGTTCTGTAGGGGTCGCCACAATCGGATGGTTTACCTTTCGTCTTACTCGAGGCGTCAGACACCCACACGACAGGGGGCCTCACCGCAGCGCGATGGCATTGGCAGGTGTGCCTACGCCACCGGGCAGGTTCAGTGGCACCGAGGCCAGGAAGCACGTGTAGCGCCCATCGCGTGCCGACGCCTCGGCGAGCGCGTCAAGTGCCCAGAACTCACCGATGAGGAAGCCGAGCATCGGGATGAGCCGACTGTGGAGGTCGGGTACCTCGAGATTGCGCGGCAATGCTTCGAGGCCGGGGTTATCTCCGGCCGCAGCTGTGATCCTGTTGTCCCAGAGGAACTCGGCCATCTCCTCGGCGGCGGCTAGGCCGGCACTGGTGACTTTGTCCCGAAGTGCGCCCCGGTCTGTCACAGGTGCGGCTAGGTACGCCCCCATGTATCCCGTGCGCACCAGAAGGATGTCGCCGTCGGACAGGACAACTCGCTCGGCGTCCAGGACTTTCTTGATCATCTTGACATCGATACGGTGCGGTACAAAAGGATCGTAGTCTTCGATGCCGCCAAATCGTGGGATATCGAGGAGAACTCCGCGTCCGACGATCCCCTGTTGGGCCCACGCTTCCACGCCCAACCGGGAGCCGCCGGCACCGGCCTCCTCCTCGGAGACACCGTTGTAGAAGCCGACATCGGGGTCCTTTCGGTGCCGCAAGCCATCCCATTGGCTCGAGGCCTGTGGGAAAAAATTGTCCATGACATCGTCGAGCACCAGCTCGCTATGACGAAAGATTCGGTGCTGCATCGGGTTCCGTCCGAAGTACGGCGGGGTTGGAAGGTCGAGGGGCAGTGACAAGTTGACCCGTTCGCCGGTCTGAATCTCGCGGGTCGCGGCCCTGACCGCGACAGGAGAGAGGAAGTTGGCGGTGCCGAGGTCGTCCTCGGAGCCGAATACCCCCCACGCCGAACGTCGACCGTTCTCGATCCTTTCGAGCTCCCTATACTTCGGGTACATCGTCATTTTCTGACTCCTTCCTCGTTACTCACAATGCGGGACCGCCACGGTAGCTGTGCCCCGTCGCGGATCCGACGCCGAACCGCGTGGTCGGATGGCCCGAAAGCATCCTCGAACAGGTCGGTTCGCTTGCCACGGGTGCGTGCTATCGGTTCACAACCCAGTGATTCACCCCGCGTCATTGGATTTGGCGTGCGATGCCAGCCCATGCCTTCTCGCGAAGTAGGTGTTTCTGGATCTTACCGGTGGAGGTTTTGGGAAGCTCGCCGAAACTCACCATCTTGGGTGCCTTGAACCGGGCGAGTCGACTTCGCACGTGCTCGACGATCTCTTCCGCGGTCGTCGAGGCGCCCTCTTGTAGCGTGATGTACGCGGCCGGGACCTCGCCCCATCGCTCGTCCGGCATTGCGATCACCGCAGCCTCCAGCACCGCCGGGTGGTCTAGAATTGCCTGCTCGACCTCGACTGACGCGATGTTCTCTCCGCCTGAGATGATCACGTCCTTGGCCCGGTCTCGTAGCTCGATGTACCCATCGCGATGCACGACGCCGAGGTCACCGGTCCGAAACCACCCATCCGGCACCGCGTTCAGCGTGGCCTCCGGATCGTGCAAGTAGCCCAGCATGAGGTTGTTGCCGCGCAGGGCGATTTGCCCCGTCGTGGTGCCGTCGGCTGGTACGTCGGAGCCGTCCTCGGCGATTACCCGCACGGTACAGGAGATCATGTTCCCGACGCCCTGGCGGGCCTTGAGCCGGGATTGGGCGTCCAGGTCGAGATCGTCCCACTCTGGGCGCCAGTCGCACAACATGGCCGGTCCATAGGTCTCGGTGAGCCCGTACAGATGGGTCACCTCGAATCCGAGTTTCGCCATTCGCCGCAAGATGGCCGGTGACGGCGGCGCTCCTCCTGTCGTGATCCGTACAGGGCGTCCCTTCGGTAGTGGCGTTGCGTCCTTCGCGTGCGCGATCATCGCCAGGACCGTCGGTGCTCCGCTCAGGTGTGTCACGCCCTCCTCGCGGACTAGACGCCATATTTCGGTCGGGTCAACCTTGGGCAGGCAGATATGCGTTGCGGCCGCCGCGGTCACCGCCCATGGGAAGCACCAGCCGTTGCAGTGGAACATCGGCAGCGTCCACAGGTACATCGAGGAGGGTGACAACCCGGTATGGCCCACCATTGCCAACGACTGCAGCGATGCGCCCCTGTGGTGGTACATCACGCCCTTGGGCCGTCCTGTGGTGCCGGACGTGTAGTTGATCGACAGCAGTGAGCGTTCATCCGACGGGGTACGGTGCTCTGATTGTGCCCCGGCGAGCAGGTCTTCATACTCCTGCCCGGCTCGGATCCGCACGGGCGGTTCCGACAGCTCGGCAAACACGGCGCCGACGAGGTCGTCGAACATCGGGTCGTGCACGAGCACTCCAGCGTTCGAGTGCTGCAGAATGTAAGCGACCTCTCCCGCGGAGAGCCGAGTGTTGATCGAGACGAGCGGTACTCCTGCCCATGGCACTCCGAAATTCGCCTCCAGAAGTACATGTGTGTTCGGAGCGAGCACCGCGACCGGCCTGCGGTGCGCCAACGGGGCCAATGCCCCGGCCAGCCGCATGCATCGTTCCCTCAGCTCCGTGTAGGTCCATCGGGAGTGACCGTCCACCACACCGACCCGGTCGCCATGTGCGGCGGCCGCCCGGTCCAGATACGCCGTCGGGGTCAACGGCTCGAATGAAACCGAGCCGTTGGCGCTCTGTCCGTTCGGCATGTGCTTCTCCTTTTCGTCCATACGGAATGAACCCGCGCGCAGTGACAGCTGGGCACACCTCGAACACTCGACTTCCGTGGCCGCAACGTAATTGGCGATCATGAACGGCTGCTCGGGGGAATAACCAGGACCTCCTCGACGACGACGTCGTCGACTCCGAGCAGTCCGATGAAGTGGTCACATCGCTGCCTCCGTGCAACCTCCCCGGCGGGCACCGCAGGCCACGTAACCGCAAAGGGCGTCGCCGGCGACGACCAGGGCGCCCCGGCGACCACCCACTCGGCCGTGCCACTCGATGGCCATCCCACGGTAGTCGTCCCATCCGAGGTGACGAAGCAGATGTATCGGCCGTCGTCGAGCAGTAATGGGTTCGCGATGTGCGGGAAGATTGTGTGACGGCCAGGCTGAACCGGGGAAACGGCAGTGCCGATATCGAGAGGGCAGGGCGAAATTGCTCGCTCACCAGTCCGGATCTCGCGGACTGCGGAGGTGACGGCATCGGGCGACAAAAGTGGTCCCGAGATCGTCGTCGGCGCCGCCCCTCCCGCCGAACGACTGCCGTTGTCGATCGTCTCGAGCTCGCTGTGTTGCGGTCAGCCGGACATGGTGTGTCGGTTCCTCTCTGGCCATTCAGCAGCGCAGCGCTGCCACGACCCAGTTACCGCCCGCGGGCAACCCGCACCCGGGAAGAAGGGAACAGGCTCCGCGTCGTCACTCGAACGGCACGTCCAGACCGACGAATCGTTCCTTCCGCCACTGGATCGCGGCGGTGACACCCTGCTCGTGTCGGATGTTGGATTCGACTTCGTCACCTGCGACGAGATGGGCGAGGATATCCGCCTCCTTGCCGTAGAACCAAGCCTCGCGCAAACCGGCGAGATCGTAGGCGTGCCTGGTCGCGATTTTGCCGAGCTTCAGCGACTCCATCGGCATCCGCGATATGATCGTACCCAGCCGCTCTGCCTCGTTGAGCAGGTTCTCCTGTGAGACGATACGGTTGATCATTCGCAGCCGGAGCGCTTCGGCGGCGTGGACTGTCCCGCCTGTCAGGTAGATCTCGTGGGCGGCCTTCCAGCCGGCCGTATACACCAGCATCTGCGACATGAATACGCCGGTTGCGCGCAGCACGCTGTAGTCGAAAACTGCATCCGGCGTGGCCAGCGTGATGTCGCACAGCAGGGCGAGCTCGGCACCACCGGCCGCTGCTGTGCCGTGTACCGCCGCGATCAGCGGCTTGGGGTAGTCCTTGAGCGGCCAATACCAGTGATCGAAGATGAAGTCCAGGTAGGCGCGCGACTGGTCCTCACTCCAGGGCCGGGGTCCGCTGCCGAGTTCCTTGTGCGCCAATAGATCGTGTCCGGAGCAGAAGTGTGGGCCTGCGCCGCTGATCACGACCGCGTGGACATCGGCGTCGTACTTGGTCTCCTCCAGGAAGTGCCGCATCTCGCGCATCATCTGCGCGGAAATCGCGTTTCGTTTTTCGGGGCGATTCATGGTCACCCAGGCGATTCCTTCACGGACCTCGACGGCCAGTGCTGTGTACTCCATGTGTTGTTGCCTTTCGTCGCGCGTTCAATTGCGCTATTCGGATTCGCCTTGGATTTTCAGTGCATGTTGGAACAGTTCGTCCCCGATCCGGCCGTAGGTGACCATGCCGTTGCACAGCAGGATCATCACCATGGCTTCGCGGATCTGTTGGAGCGTTACGCCCGCACGCAGCGCGGCCTCGATGTGGTTCTTGCCGCCGCTGGGGTTCTCCCGCCAGATGTCGATGATGACGAAGATCAGTTCTTTCATGGCGAGGCTGAGGCCGTCGGGATTGTCCTGCAGCACATCGTCGCGTGCCTGCGTGTAGTGCTGGAAGTAGCTTGGGCTGAGCTGCTTCACGGAGTCGATGATCGGCGGTACCTTGCCCAGAAATGTGTTCCAGTGCTTATCCAGCTGCTTTTCTGTTACGGCGTCCACGTCAGTCCTTCCAGATGAAATAATTGATGTTGCTGCTCACCGCGTCCTACTCATCCGATCAGGACATCCACGGCACAGGCCCGAGCGCCGTCGATCATGAGAGGGTTCACCTCGATCTCGGTGATCCCCGGCTCGGCGTCGTATGCAGCGACCAGTGCGTCGACGGCCGACAGCAGCGCGCGGAGGTTCAACGGCGGCAGGTTGCGGTATCCGGTGAAAAGTGGATACCGCCGCAATGTGCGGACCGCTGCCTCGATCTCCCCCGGCGCGCACGGAAGGGGGAGGAAAACCATGTCCTTGTCCAGCTCCGCCGTGACCCCACCCGACCCGATCGTCAGCACCGGCCCGAACTCCGGATCGGTGACGATACCGATGAGGAACTCCTCGCCCACGTTCTGTTGCTGGACGAGTACGTACCCGGTACCGCCCCGGATGTGCTCGGAAAACCTTGTGTCGAGGGTGGCGTAAGCGGCCTGCAGTTCGACGGCGTTGCGGATTCCGACGATCACGCCGCCGAGCTGGGTACGGTGCGCAACCGCGTCGGACTCAATTTTCGCGACGACCGGGTATCCGATCCGGTCACCGATCGCGACTGCCGCCTCCGCCGAGTGCGCAGCGGCCTGTTGTGGGAGGACCATGCCGTGCAGAGCGAGCAAATCGAACGCATCTTCAGGGAGCTTCTGCTCCGGCTGGCGTGCTGCGATCGGCTTGCCGGTGCTCAGCGTCGACGACGCACGCCGTGCGGCGAGGGCTGCCAGTGCAGCGACGGCTCGTGGTGGCTGCGCGATGACTGCCGCGCCCGCCCGGCGAAGGCGGGTCTCGAGCTCGTCGGGCAGACGGATTTCCGACGCCATGTAGGCGATGACGACGGTGACGCCCTGCGCGGTCCACGTCGGTAGCACACGCAGAATCTCTTCGCCGATGTCCGGGAAATCGTTGGCCAGTGGGGTCAGTATCAGCAGCAACACGTCTGGCCGTGCCGCCGATTCAACGACCGACGTCAGGTAGGCCAACTTGGTCGTGTCGGGCTGCTGGGCGATGGGTCCGATATCGACAGGATTGCCCGAGAGCTCCGGAAGCCCCGACAATTTCACGGTGACCGGCACGAGTTCCAGGGATGTGCCGGCCGCCATGTCGGCGACCAGTGCACCCATCCCGCCGCTGGCGGTCATGACCACAGTTCTCATCGTCCGTCCCTCCCGGCGACGGCGGCAAGTTCGGCGAGCCGAACCTCCGCGATGTCAACAAGCTCGTCGAGCGATGCTGCTGGTAGCAAACCAAATTCATTCGCCACCGCCTCCCACATCTGGCCGTCGCCGGCGATCTTCCCCGTGTGGGAACGGGAGGCTGCTGCCCCGGCAGCCGATCGTCCAGACTTCGTGACGATCACGGTTTTGTCGAGTTCACGTGCACGGCGCCCGACTTCGCGTGCGGTCTCGGGGTTCTTGAAGGCCTCGACGTAGCCGAGTAGCACCCGGGTCTCTGATTGCTCGAGCACAGCGAGTGCGAGTTCGCCCCACTCCAGGTCGAGTTCGTTACCTGAGGTGACCGCGTAGCCGATGCCGAGCCCGCGGCACGCGCAGGTCTGCAGCACGACGTTGGTCAGGGCCCCGCTCTGCGCCACCACCGCCAACGGCCCCGGCGACAGCGGCATCTGTCCGATCACCGTCGAAAAGGTCAGCGGAACATTGTCGATATTGTTCAGCGCACCGATGCAGTTCGGCCCCAGCAGTCGTAGCCCCGACCCCGTGCAGATCCTGCGGACCTCGTCGTCGAGCACCGAATTGCCAGCCTCTCCGAACCCGCTCGCGACGCTGATCGCAAACGGCACCCCGGCCTTGGCGCACTCCAATAAAGTGGCCGGCACCAGGGCCGCATTGACAAGGATTAGCGCCACGTCCGGCACGAACGGAATGTCGGTGATCGTCGGGTAAGTCGGCACTCCCATCGTCTCGGTCCTGCGTGGGTTGACCGCCGCGAGCCGACCCGTGAACCCGGCGTCGAGCAGATATCGGAGGGGCCGCGACGCATAGCTTGCGGGATCGGAGGAAGCACCTACGACGGCGACCGCGGACGGCCGCAGCAATGCGGTAAGTGGATCGGCAGCCATCAACGTTCCGCCCTCCGGGGCTCGAGTGACAGACCCGCGAACCTGCCCTCGGCCCGCCAGTTCTCCAACATGTCGTAGAACTCGAGCGCCGATCCGCCGAAGTTCGCGTCGGTCTCCGGCAGGTCCTCCGGTCGACCCTCGTTGTTGAAGAAGCCCGGAATACATGCCTGTAGGAGCTCGAGGCGTTGCCGGGAGTACGGGTCGTTACGTGCCGAGCGCGTCTTTATCGTCTGCACCCAGCCTGCCTCCGCGTCGGACTCGACGTCGAATACCTCTACTTCGTTGTCGATGCAGTGCGCAATGACAAAGGCGACATGCCGGGCGAATTCGCCCAGTGCGGTGGGGAAGTTGATCGTCAACGGGGCGAACTGGGAATTGACCCCGGGACTGAACGCCAGGTTCGGGAAACCACTGGTCATCATGCCGTGCAGCGACGACATGCCGTCCGCCCACTTCACGGTCAAACTGACCCCATCTCGGCCGACGACGTCGAATCCAGCACGGCGAGTGCGGGCCGAGTTGATATCGAAGCCGGTGGCGAAGATCAGGCAGTCAAGCGGGTATTCGGCGCCATTGACGACAAGTCCGTCCGGCGTGATTCGCTCGATTTCAGCGCCTTTCGTATCCACCAGCGAGACGTTCGGGCGTTCAAACGTCTGGAGGTACTCGTCATGAAAGCCGGGCCGCTTGCAAAAGTAGTAGTAATAGCCCTTCAGGCTTTCGGCCGTGGCCGGATCACTCACGATCGAGTCGATCCGGGCGCGAACTTCCTCGCCCAGTTCCAGGTCCGCGACCTCGGTGCGCGCCGCCCGCTCCGCGGGAGAAAGGCCGACAAAGTCCGGATTGCACATCAGCTTTTTGAAGGCGTACGTCCAACCGTCGTCGACGAGATCTTCCAGCCCTGCAACACCCGAGATGAGCGCGGTGAAGTTGTGGATACGACGCTGCTGCCAGCCGGGTTCCAACGACGCCACCCACGACGGGTCCGTTGGCCGGTTGTTGCGAGGGGCCACGGTGGACGGTGTCCGCTGGAACACGTACACCTGCTTCGCCGACCGACCGAGATGAGGCACGATCTGCACCGCAGTAGCGCCTGTGCCGATGATTCCGACCGACTTGTCCGCCAACCCGCTCAAGTCACCCTCGGCGCTACCCTTCGTGTACTCGTAGTCCCACCGGCTACTGTGAAAGGCATGGCCACGAAAGGTCTCGATCCCAGGGATCGCCGGCGGCCGCGGCTTGTCCATCGGACCGTTCGCCATCAGCACGAATCGCGCGCGCATCGCGTCACCACGATCGGTGTGTACCGTCCAGCGTCGCCTCCTTTCATCCCACTCCAACCCCGTCACCTGTGTCTGGAAGCACGTGTCGCGGTATAGGTCGAAGTGGCGTGCGGCCTTCCGGCAGTAGTCCAGAATTTCCGGTTGACGGGTGTACTTTTCGGTCGGGATGTAGCCCGTTTCCTCCAGTAGCGGCAGGTAAATGTATGACTCGACATCGCACTGGGCGCCGGGATAGCGGTTCCAGTACCAGACACCGCCGAAGTCGCCAGCCTTGTCGAGAACTCGGATCGACTGCACGCCGCGCATACGGAGGTGCGCGCCGCTCAGGATTCCGGAAAGCCCACCGCCGATCACGAGCACGTCCACCTCGTCGGTCAGCGGTTCACGGTGGATCGGAGGCATGTGTGGATCAGCCTCGCTGAGGCCGACATCGGCCAACGTTGCCGTACTTTTGCGTGCCTTCGCCCGCCGTTTCGTCATGCGGACGTCGCGCTCGTGACGGTAGCGGGCCCGAAGTTCGTCCAATTCTGCTTCGGATATGCTGAAAGGGGTTGACATTCTCTTTTACCTTTGGTTTCGAAATCAGTGATGAGCCAGGGCCGTCGCGACGCCAGTGGCAAAGTTGTGCGATCTCCGTCGATCGACGGGGCCTGACACCAGGATGTTTCGCTCTTTCTGAGTCCCTGTTCTGGCGATGTGTCGAGCAGCTGCTCGATAGGGGCCAGGAAACATCCCTCCGAGACCCGAGACGTCGACCGCGTTCCTTCCAGCTAGGGTGAACAGCCACAAGGCGGTGGCCGCGTGGATCGCATCGGATATCGCGATCATGACTGGAGTTGCCGATCGACCGAGGGTGGCTCAATACTCTGCCCTGTGATACGCATGTTCCTGCGACGCACGGCGAGTAAGACGATGCCGACAGCAGCGAGGATTGTCGGAATGATCGTCAGGCTGAAGATCGTGGTGGAGGCCAAACCGGCGGCGATGAGGAACCCGCCAACGAGCGGGCCGATGATCGATCCGACTCGGCCGACGCCGTAGGCCCAGCCGAGGCCGGTGGAACGGGCAACCGTCGGGTAGACGTCGGCGCCGACCGCGCTGATCCCGGTCTGTCCACCGGATATGCCGAAGCCGACAACGAACAGCGCAATCAGCATGAGGGCGGTGTTGCCGATCGCCGTCGCGGTGGCGGCGATGGACACCGCAGCGATGAGGTAGCTGGCGGCAAGGATGCCGGTGGCAGATCGTCGGTAGTCCGCAATCAGACCTATAGTAACGCCACCCACAACCCCACCAAAGTTGTACAGCGATGTCGCCACTAGGGCAAGGGACGCGCTGAGGCCGGCCGCGGTGAAGAGCGACGGCATCCAGTTCAGCAGGAAGTATGCGACGAACAGGTTCATGCCGAAGACAATCCAGAGCAGAATCGTCACCACCGACCGATGTTCGGTGAACAACGTCCGCACCGGGGAGCGACGAATAGCCTTTTCCGGCAGGACGAACGCGCTCTTCGTCGCGTCTGCCTGAACCGCCGGGGCAAGCCTCCCGAGAATCTTGGCTGCTCGCTCATTCTGTCCGGTCACCGCGAGGAAGCGGATCGACTCCGGAAGCGCTCGCCAGGCAATTAACAAGATGATCAAGGTCAGGACTCCACCGGCGGCAAATACAGTGCGCCAACCGTAATGGGGTATCAGGTAGGCCGCCAGAAAGCCGCCCACCATGCCACCGAGGGACATCGACGACACCACAACGGTGACGACGGTGGAGCGACGACGAGCTGGGGCGTACTCGGACGCCAGTGCGATCAGGTTCGGTGTGAGTCCGCCGAGGCCGATGCCACACACAAAGCGGAGCGCTAGGAGGGTCTCGACATTGGGGGCGATGGTCTGAAGTAAGGTGAAGACCGCGACCCCCACAGTACACAGCAGAATGACCTTGCGACGCCCGATCCGATCGGCGATCGGACCGAAAGCCATTCCTCCCAACATCATGCCGACGAGTCCCGCGGAGAAAACCAGGCCGAACGCCGAGACCGGGAGCCCCCAATCCTTGGCGATGGCCGGTGCGGCGAAGCCGATCGACTGAACGTCGAAGCCGTCCAGGATTGCGATCGCGATGCAGATTGCGAGCGTACGTTTCTGCAAGCGAGAGAACGGTGCACCATCGACTACGGCCTCGACGTCGACGCGTAGGGGAGGTTTCATGAAATCCTCTTTCTCATAAGCGTTTTGGATCCGGGCTGACGACCATCCCGTTCCGCGGATGGGCGGCGATCCGGGCAGGTCCGGACCGGGAGAAGGTGCCGTCGTTGTGACATGCGTTCGCCGCACGGCACCCCGAG
It includes:
- a CDS encoding MFS transporter, whose translation is MKPPLRVDVEAVVDGAPFSRLQKRTLAICIAIAILDGFDVQSIGFAAPAIAKDWGLPVSAFGLVFSAGLVGMMLGGMAFGPIADRIGRRKVILLCTVGVAVFTLLQTIAPNVETLLALRFVCGIGLGGLTPNLIALASEYAPARRRSTVVTVVVSSMSLGGMVGGFLAAYLIPHYGWRTVFAAGGVLTLIILLIAWRALPESIRFLAVTGQNERAAKILGRLAPAVQADATKSAFVLPEKAIRRSPVRTLFTEHRSVVTILLWIVFGMNLFVAYFLLNWMPSLFTAAGLSASLALVATSLYNFGGVVGGVTIGLIADYRRSATGILAASYLIAAVSIAATATAIGNTALMLIALFVVGFGISGGQTGISAVGADVYPTVARSTGLGWAYGVGRVGSIIGPLVGGFLIAAGLASTTIFSLTIIPTILAAVGIVLLAVRRRNMRITGQSIEPPSVDRQLQS